The Loxodonta africana isolate mLoxAfr1 chromosome 18, mLoxAfr1.hap2, whole genome shotgun sequence genome includes the window CTGGTGCACATTAGTTAAAACAATGAAAGATGCATGCCTGTCAAGAAGTTAGGAGGGACTTTAGGATGGTGTAAACCTTTGTATTGTAAAATTAAGTAGGTGAATTTTTACTGTAAATTTAAATACACAGAAAGCATGGTTTCAAAAGTAGACTGAAATCTTCTGGGCATATGAATTCAATAAGTAGGTGATCCAGTATTAAAccccacaaaaaccaaaacccattgtcggggagtcgattccgactgatagcgaccctataggacagagtagaactgccccatagagtttccaaggagcgcctggtgaatttgaaccgccgGCCCTTccgtcagcagctgtagcacttaaccactacaccactagggtttccattaaaCCCCATGGTGTCCTCCAAACGAGTGATTTTACAAGGTCCATTCTAGTTTTGCAGTGTAGGCCATAGGTAATTCCTTACCAGCAATTCTTGAAAAAAAGTGAATTCACTTTGCTGCTGCGGCTTGGCTTTCATTTTAACAAGGACTACCACAACAAAAACCAGCATTTACTGAAAACACACTATATACTAGGAATTAGCCCTCTGCATGCTTATATTCGGagacgctggtggcgtagtggttaagcgctacggctgctaaccaaagggtcggcagttcgaatccaacaggtgctccttggaaactgtatggggcagttctactctgccctatagggtggctatgagtcaaaatcgactcgatggcagtgggtttggttttggttttttatgcttACATTCAGACCTCATTTAATGATCACAATAAATGCTGTACACACATTATCATATTTAAACTTGTTGATAACACAGTGAGGTAGATTATACTTGCTTTGAAAGGTGATGTAATTTTCTAAGGCCACACTGCTTACAAGTAAGTGGCAAATCCAAGATTTGAGCTAGTTTAGTCTGACCCTAAAGCCCATGctgcaaaaaaaacctgttgcagtccagCCTATCcctactcatagcgaacctatcaagacagagtagaactgccccatagcgtttctaaggagcgcccggtggattcgaagtgcagacctttcagttagcagctgaactcttaaccactacaccaccagtgttacTACCTTTTATTGTCAAAAGACAGTGTGTTGTTTTAATGTAAGGTAAATAGGGAGGAAACGAGCTGGGTATCAACAATTGACCTCCACGGGAGAGGCTGTTATCTGCACAAATCACGACTAATGTCCCTGCAGTGTCCTAGTGAAGTCACTGGACCAACGCTCtgatatattaaaacaaaaattttattgaaggaataaTTTTAATTCCATGAGAGAACACATGTTCAGGCCGACTGCTGCCGTGTGTTCTGCTTTGCAGGCAGAATAAAGAGGTATTTTAATAGATGGCGTAACTAGTTCACATCAGATGGGTGCAGAGGTAAAAAGGacgggtgggggcgggggtgggggggagattTACCAGGGTCAATCAGCTACAAACCTTCTTCACATCATGTCCTAATCTAACACAAATCCCTCACTTTTGATGCAATTTAACTAAGGCAATATTTCTAAAACTAAAATACAAAGATTCTTGACATGGAGGTTTCCTGATGTAAGCTGAGTCATGCTTAATCGGAATGGGAGTCTTGGGATATAAAATCAACCGTTAGTTAGGAAAAAGTAGAGATTAGATCAGTTTTACATCTaagtcttttgaaatgtaaaaacTAGCTTATTCAGATAAAACGGAAGAAGAAAAAATCCAGGCGCCTGCTGGGAAAATTCCTTCGAGATAGTTAAAAATGACAAGTTTATTTACAGCTCTAACTTACTGAGCATCTCAATGAGAGCCTCCCCCCTTCCTTTCCCAAACCTCCAtcctccctcctgcctcccagAAACATATTTGGTATAATAGACAATGAACTTTGTTTTTCAGTCGGTAAAACTTTAACAAGCCAATTGTTTATTGGGAGAGCAGAAGGGAAATTCTCGGTTAACTTCAGAACGGAGTGCCTAGTTTTAGTTCTGAAATCTCCCAGACTCTGACATACTGGCACCTCGGAATTAAAAAATTCACATTCAGCAGTATGCAACCAGATCCTAAAGGAAACAAAGACGCCAAGAATAAAAATTAGCACCTCATAgtggtattttcagtgcctttgaattattgtgttggcaaggaacattgactataccacggactgcaagaagaattagcaaatctgtcttggaagaagtacaggcagaaagctccttagaagtgaggatggtgagacattacctcacgtactttggtcatgttcttaggagggaccagtaattggagaaggacatcatgcatggtagagggtcagtgaaagataggaaggtcctcaatgagatggattgactcagtggctgcaacaatgggctcaagcgtaactatgattgtgaggatggtgcaggactggacagcctttccctctcttttaagtagggttgctgtgagttggaactgactcagcagcacctaacaacaacagtggtatTTTAATTTCTTATAGAAATTTATTGGTATGGCTGTACCTCATTGTACAGATTTTGCCACAACTTTTACTGACCTagattttctggtcttttttagcTTCCATCAATAATAACTAATATGCTATAAAAATATTAGCCTGAGTTGGTCTTGGGGGAATATGGAATAGTGTGAGCTAATGATTGACCATTAAGTTATGAACTGATTAAGGTGGTCTTTGGATTACACGTTTagttgtttaaattttcttctgtAGGCAGTATAAAACCACTGGAGATTTCTGATGGGATGGTAGTGGTGGCGATATGCTGTATTCTACCAAGATTAATCTGATGCTGGTGTGAAGAATGGATGCAATGGGAAAGAGAGACTGAGAAGATGAGATCAATTAAGAGGGGATTTCAATCATTCAAACTGAATATTATGAAATGTCTATAAAAATCATTCTTTCCTAACTTCATGATTTTAACCATCCAGGTGGGGTTCAGTACACATTAACTGGTGCCAGGTACCATGCCAAGTGGTAAGCATTGGGACTACAAAGATGAAAAAGACTTGGAAATATTGCTGCAAAGGGAAGAATGAAGTTTTCCTGTGAAATTTAAGGTGGCAAGAGGACTGTGGGTCTCGGACTCTGGGTGAAATATTGTAGTGAGTCTACCTAAAGATCCATCCCCAACAAACCCTTCCCAGTCTTTGTTCCTAGTCATTCAGCATGATGCCATCACAGACCTGGGGAACCTCAGTGGCAAAAACACTGTTGGTAGAGATACAGATCATCAAGATCACAGCTATCGTGGGCCAAGTGTTGTCTTTCCTTGATTTTATTCTTGGCCACATACAACACCCCAGCCATACACTCCCTTATTTTGGTCATGAACTGTCTTATGTTGTTCAAAAGTATTCAAGCACATCCTTTATCATATTATAAGTCTGGATGACTATGATTTTAGAACATTATAATTGTAAGAATTTAAGCTAATTACATTACCTGATGATGGGTTTGCTCTGATTGAGTCCTATAGCTTAGGCCTGAAGATTTCAAGTTGAGATCACAAATACTGGAAGTGAAGTCTTctatttctctccctctcctatTTCTGCTTAGTGTGGTGAATGCAAATGGGTGGAGAGTCCCATGTTGGATGTCAAATCTCTACCACTAAATCCTAGCAAACCAGTTACCATGAGGTTGATTCAgacatggagaccccatgtattgcataacagaactgtgctccacagggttttttatggctgtgactttttggaagcagatcaccagccctgtcttctgaggtgcctctgggtgggttcaaactgccaacctttcagttcgtagTCAAGTGATTAaccgtttttgccacccagggaattTTAAAAGGAATGTATTTTCCTAACCCAAATGAGCTTTCTCAGGGAAGACTTGATGTCTTGGTTCCTTAAACTATAGATAAAGGGATTCAGCATTGGGGTAACCACGGTGTACATCACTGATGCAGCTGTGGCCTTCTGTGCTGAGCGGGTGGAGGGAGGACTGAAATAAACACAACAGGAAGACCCAAAGAAAAGACAGACtacagagagatgagaactgcAGGTAGAAAAGGCTTTCTGCTTTCCCTGAGCTGAGGGGATCTTCCGGATGGTTGAGAAAATATATGCATAAGAGATAATCAGGCAAAGCACATAAACTAGGCCTGCCAGTCCCCCTAGGGTGAAGATCACCAACTCATTGATAAAGGGGTCTGTGCAGGACAAACTCAGGAGAGGGTTGATGTCGCAGAAGAAGTGTGGGATCTCATGGTCTGCACAGAAGGACAGGCTGTTCATCAGGAGTGTGTGTAGTAGGGAGTGGAGGGCATTCATGATCCAAGACGCAATGACTAGAAGGACACAGAGCCCAGGGCTCATGACCATGATGTAATGGAGCGGGTGGCATATGGCCACAAAGCGGTCAAAAGCCATGACAGCCAAAAGGAACACCTCTAGCATCACAAATAACATGAAAAAATATAGTTGAGATAGACACTCTGCATACGAGATGACTTGACTCTGGGTCCATATGTTTGCCAGCATCTTGGGGACTGTGGTAGACACAAAGCACGCATCAGCAAGGGAGAGGTTGGCCAGGAAGAAGTACATTGGGGTGTGGAGGTGAGCATCAGAGATGATAGCCAGAATGATGAGGAGATTGCTTGCCACAGTAACCAGGTACATGGACAGGAACAGCCCGAAGAGGACTTCCTGCTGCTCCTTCTGCTTGGAGAACCCCAGGAGAAAAAATGCTGAGACACTGGACCAGTTTTCCTTTCCCATCCCTGGAAGCAGAAAGTTGGGTCAATTGTCTAAGGTTGCTAACCCTTGGATTGTGAACTCTGAAAATTATGCAAAAGTCCAATCTTGATCTTCTAGCGTTAGGATGAATCACATGAAATTTTCAGTATTGGACTGGAACCTACAGAAACGGCAATTTCATACAGCTCACGTGAATGTTTGCGTGTGTCTGTGCTTGGTGGCATGGGAAAtcaaagatttgttttcagtcGGAGAAGAGGCTTTTCACCTTATTATGTAAGCTTTAATCCAATACATATATCTTGCGGTACTTGTTGGCCTAGCTATTATGCTGTTTGCATGGAAATCTTGAATTAATAAACCTAAGATTTCATAGGTTAACTCAGTCTTTCACATATTTTTCCAATACTTCAAAAACCATGGCCACTGGAAAAGGGGTTTTGGAATTGGTGAAAAGGATGTTAACACTGAAATTATCACTACCATTTACACAGTTGGTCTGGCCAGAGATCTGAACATCATCACTGGTCTCTTTTTCTTCCTGCCCTCTCACATTCAAATAATTACCAAATTTTGGCAATTTTGCTTTCTCAATACAGCTCAAAGTTACCCACTTTTCTCTATCCTAGTTGCCACTACCataaatccagaaaaaaaaaaaacccactgccgtcgagtcgattccgactcatagcgactctataggacagagtagaactgccccatagagtttccaaggagtgcctggtggatttgaaatgccgatctgttggttagcagccgtagcacttaaccactacaccaccagggattctacTATAGATTAGGGGACCATGATTTCTAACTTGGATTTAGGTAATTGTTCTTCCTTCCTCTATTTGTGCCCACCTGTCATCTGAATCCCTTATCATAGTAAGAATGAGCTTTTTACATATCAAATCTGATTTGGTCTTTCCACAGAGAAATCCTTCAAGAGCTCCCCATTACTCTCAGGAAAAGCTCTAAGCTTCTTAACATGGCCTGGTGGTCCTGGGTTGTCACTGGCACTTATTACAGACGGGCCCATCTTCCCCCATCCCTCAAGGACCTCTCTTCTCCAGTTATATTAAACCACTTTCGATAACTTACTTCTGGGCTTTGGCCCATGTTATTTTCGTGCCTGGACCGTCTTCCCTCTCCCATTCATTAGTCTTTGCCAAACATCGAATCTCAGATGTTAGTTCTAGGAAGACTTCCCTGATCCATCCTTCACAACAAACTCATGTTCGTGCTCCTCCTCATACTTCTGTACCTCCACTACCCCCCTCACCACAGCAGAAGTCATCTGCATTTTAACTGCCTGTTTTCTTGTCTGTGTCCTCCATTCTACTGACAGCATCATGGAGATTAGGCAGAGAAGACACCTATCTCATTCTCCTTTGAAATCTGGCGTTGGCACTGAGCCTGGTGCAACATGTGCTCAGTGAGTACCTGGTATATGAATAAATAAACCTcaacaaatggaaaacaaaattgGACAGAGGTGGTATCAGGCAAAGGGAATGGCATGAACCTTTTTGTGAGTCAGGTCACATGTTGCTGTGAGTTAATGTAATTCTCGTCATTCCTGGCCACAGGaatcacaaaaaacaaaagaaccaaacctactaccatccagttgattctgacttatagtgaccgcatggggtttccaaggctgtaaatctctgcagaagcagactgccacatcttccccgTGGAGCCACCACTGgaggtttcaaaccactgacctttcagctagcagttgattgctttaaccactacaccaccggggccaCAGAAGTAACCCACAGAATCAGTTTTCCCTGATGCTTATTTTCCCCCTGAAGTTAAGCATATTCTGGGAGACTATCAGCCCTATTTGCATCCTCCTTGAGTTTATCTCCTGCTGAGCTCTGACTCAGCAGAATCAGGAGCCTCAGCCCTAATTCCCCTTCTACTttccctcttggaaaccctggtggtgtagtggttaagtacaatggcttctaaccaaaaggtcagtagtttgaatccaccaggtgctccttggaaactctatagaagttttgctctgtcctcACCAGGGACTTTACTTCTTCCCTTCTTTCACCTTTTACCATACTTTAGTCCCAATTTTTAGGCCATCTCCTGCCCAAAGAATACCCAGGACTTCACCCAAATATAAAAACCTTTAAATACAAAACCCTTCCTTCTCACATGGAATCAATGGGTATTTTTCCAGGCTTGTTATGAAATACAAAGCCTACaacttaaaaaaggaaaacaacttgAGTGCTGTTTTAGGAGATATAAACTTCCTGTGGTTGGCTGATTAATATTTTTGGTGAACTCAACTTGGTTGCCCTTGGAACTTAGGTTCAGGTTTAAAAAGGGAAACTGAGTTGAGAGAAACCATATTCCCCACTGATGGGGGAGAAGCACCCATAGGGGAAATAAGTGAAAGTTAAAGCTAACAAACAGAGGGAATAAGGTGGTGGTTGGGACTAAAGAGTTCTGGTCACGTCTCAAACACATATCCCCATTGTCTGTCCCAAATAGAAACACATTTTGTCCCATACCCCAAAATAACATGCATTTATACTGGTTAATATGTTCATTAAAAAATCTCTGAAAGAATAGGCAGGAAACCAATAACAGTGATTATTTGTTAGAGGTGTGGGAATTGGGTGGCAGAGGGGTAAGAGTGGGTGAGAGATTTTTCATGTGTACCTTTAGGACATATTGCAGTTTTACCTATGTGAATTGAATGTAatacttattaaaaaataaattaattaaggAAACCTTATCCGAGCAATCAATCAGGAGCTCATAGAATGTGTATAATGGAGGACAATGCAATATAATGCAGCCTCTGTTTTATGGAGGGTCCGTAAATAGCAAAGAAACTTGTATGGTTGATGCTATATTCTTTTAAAGCCTTAATTCTGTATGGGGCCTGAGTGGGTATGCtcatgtgtttgtgtatgtgtgtaggtgtgtgagtgcatgtgtgttttCTGTACAGTGTGGGAGTTTGGTGAAAAGAATCATGATGGAATTACCTGGAGAGAAACCACTGTTGACTCCTTATATCACAAAGGCTCTCATTGTCTGTAAGATCTTAAGGACCTGGGGCTCTGCCCCTTTTGGCTGCTGAAGTAACACAgcatcattattgttgttgtaggACTGTTTGCAGAAAGGCTGTGTGAGAGCTGGCTCCTACCTGACCATAGGCTGGGATGGGTAGAAGGGGAAAGGggagaaaaagaattgaaaaggaGCTGGGTATCTCCCTTTCCTAGTCTCTACCTGGATGTTCTTGCCATTCGCTGAGGCTGCTACTGGCTGACCTCTGTTTCATATGCATCTCTCCCACTGTGGATGACAAGGAGGTGACGAGAACTTCTGTTAAAGGTACCAAAAAGGCAATTGCTTCATGCGTTGGATGTGTTGCATGACGATTATTGCCATCACTGCATCTTGTCCAATTTCTCTTTTGTCTCACAGTATTAGAGAAACCATTTATTTTTGTCCACTCTTAGAATGAAGGAACAAGAGCTCCAGATCAGGACCCGGATCATGCCAGTATACATTATCCCTGGAAGCTGCATTCACAGGAAGACCAGAGGAGGCCTAATAACAATCACGTAGCCTCCCTTTTCTACTTTTCCAGAACTTGATGCTAATGTCTGCCTTATCAAAGCCCATGAGAAATGTGTTCTCATAATTTCATCAGTACCCCCGAATTTAGAGTTCTGCTGTTCTTAGCTGCGGGTTGGACCAATCTCAAGGTCTGTTAAATTGAAGATAATTAATTCTGTGAGGTATCAAATCCCAAGAGGTCTGAGAATTCAGTGCTGTGTCCCTGCTATGAGTTGGTCCAAGAGAAGCTAAGGCATTAGGGACTTGGCCATGACATTTCTGTGGTCCTAGCAGGATTCTGCCATTCCACACACCAGCAGAGCAGCTAAGGGAGTTTGGGTTGCTTCATTTAGCCTTGAGTTTTagagcttttcaaggaagtgcaGAGAGAGGCTTTCAGCATCATGAAAAATGCCAGAAGGGTTGAACCACTGTTGGCTTAGAGAGGACTCTATGTCTCCTCTTCTTCTAGAGATGATAATCCCAGGCCAGGTTAAGGCTATGTCAGTGCTGTCTTTACCTCCTCTGGACATTCCATATCATGTAGATGCCACCAGCCTGAATTCCATCCTTGCAGACGTTGGATAACATGTCCTTGGGGCAGGAGGGAGCTGAAATAACATTGAGCTAAATGGAGTCTCTTCTTTCTCCTGTAGAACTGACCTCCAACTAGCCTCCCTTCTCCTAATCATCTAATCAGGGTACACAGAGAATATAGAAACAAGACTATGAATGACCCAGAAATATGGATTATTCTTGGAATCTCTGTGGAACAGTGTCCAATTCCTTGTATGTTCTCCAAGTGCTAGTATGACACACCCTTATATCAGGAAGTTACTGGTTTAAGTATCTTATTCCACTTGATTGAACAAAGAAACCCCTGTATAACTGCATGTTAAGAAAATccagcttaatttttttctgtcatgGATGGGCAAAAGGAAAAGAGTGACCCAGTCCTTTTAAGAAGAAAGTGGAAGCATGTGACAGCCAGAGTCTCTGCCAGACATGTAACACTCGGCACCTGTGATATTTGATGCTCCTTATTCATTGACTACAGTGAAATAGCAACTGGCACAGCTGGATGAACGTAAGCGGAGAAGAGTGATGCGCTGTTAGGCTAGAAAGATGATCTCTGCTGAGTTCCTCTTCCTATACCACTTCCTCCATCTTCG containing:
- the LOC100668847 gene encoding olfactory receptor 1G1 produces the protein MGKENWSSVSAFFLLGFSKQKEQQEVLFGLFLSMYLVTVASNLLIILAIISDAHLHTPMYFFLANLSLADACFVSTTVPKMLANIWTQSQVISYAECLSQLYFFMLFVMLEVFLLAVMAFDRFVAICHPLHYIMVMSPGLCVLLVIASWIMNALHSLLHTLLMNSLSFCADHEIPHFFCDINPLLSLSCTDPFINELVIFTLGGLAGLVYVLCLIISYAYIFSTIRKIPSAQGKQKAFSTCSSHLSVVCLFFGSSCCVYFSPPSTRSAQKATAASVMYTVVTPMLNPFIYSLRNQDIKSSLRKLIWVRKIHSF